One Pedomonas mirosovicensis genomic region harbors:
- a CDS encoding TonB-dependent receptor plug domain-containing protein, with product MTLKIISLLGCAMGALVAPVAAQAAEAEKPASTTKEGVSILSEDIIVTGDIAFRNRTRDPNPVLSYDLEYFQRFEPVSVGEMLKRVPGVTFTSDVLEYDGAQMRGLPPGYTQVLINGRRAPGGEADRSFFVDRIPAELVERIEIVRAPRADQPSEGVGGTLNVITKESAMFDGGFVKAGALINEDGGVRPSGALAYADTIGDTSFWGALNYQQRRNPKKKVSDRYDGEMAFDNRELQEDTRDGTDISGNAEVVTRVGEGKLRLSGLFVDTDRDEDETSIEYAGEELELDGVEIQRERISQQTYALSGDLVYPMGQGELGVAGSWSGFRDDTTVETDEGDTLEEATLDEREFLDIKDDEYGATLYYNFLGDGFTAKVGMDYLSKTRDGEDLIEGEDPEAGAIFTIKEKRYDPYVRLTFEPTSAFSVDAGLRYEITRRDVTSNAVAGQDVFETADYDAENLNPSLHLRYAPTDADQFRASVARTVRRPDYDMISPYRQEESPGDEDETIGNPMLKDERSWGIDVGYERRLGTKGIVGINVFYRNVKDLIELVATGDSPLNGEPGNVYQPRNIGDGKTWGVEVDFSMPLTALGLPDTGLFANYTYLDSETRDPFTGEKRRFNNQPHHVYNIGFIQTVRAVDMSFGASLSGRSKASESNFDETVDLTYGQDLEAFIEKRFGQRFVLRFSAQNLLDRAKRETFRKYDGDSLAEILENRAGGEMDEFEKERERSGRLFQVTLRAAF from the coding sequence ATGACCTTGAAGATTATCTCGTTGCTTGGATGCGCCATGGGGGCGCTGGTTGCACCGGTGGCCGCGCAGGCCGCGGAGGCAGAGAAGCCGGCCTCCACCACGAAAGAGGGCGTATCCATCCTCTCGGAAGACATCATCGTCACCGGCGATATCGCCTTCCGCAACCGCACGCGCGATCCCAACCCCGTGCTCTCTTATGATCTGGAATATTTCCAGCGGTTCGAGCCGGTGTCTGTGGGCGAGATGCTGAAGCGCGTGCCGGGCGTCACCTTCACGTCCGACGTGCTGGAATATGACGGCGCGCAGATGCGCGGCCTGCCGCCGGGTTACACCCAGGTTCTCATCAACGGCCGCCGCGCGCCGGGCGGGGAGGCGGACCGCAGCTTCTTCGTCGATCGTATTCCGGCCGAACTGGTGGAGCGCATCGAGATCGTCCGCGCGCCGCGCGCCGACCAGCCGAGCGAGGGCGTCGGCGGCACGCTGAACGTCATCACCAAGGAAAGCGCCATGTTCGATGGCGGCTTCGTGAAGGCGGGCGCGCTCATCAATGAAGACGGCGGCGTGCGCCCCTCCGGCGCGCTGGCCTATGCGGACACCATCGGCGACACCAGCTTCTGGGGCGCGCTCAATTATCAGCAGCGCCGCAACCCGAAGAAGAAGGTGAGCGACCGCTACGACGGCGAGATGGCGTTCGACAACCGCGAGCTGCAGGAAGACACCCGCGACGGCACGGACATCTCCGGCAACGCCGAGGTCGTCACCCGCGTCGGCGAAGGCAAGCTGCGCCTCTCCGGCCTGTTCGTCGATACCGACCGCGACGAGGACGAAACCTCCATCGAATACGCGGGCGAGGAACTGGAACTGGACGGCGTTGAAATTCAGCGCGAGCGGATCAGCCAGCAGACCTACGCCCTCTCCGGCGATCTCGTCTACCCGATGGGCCAGGGCGAGCTGGGGGTTGCGGGGTCCTGGTCAGGCTTCCGCGACGACACGACGGTTGAGACCGATGAAGGCGACACGCTGGAGGAAGCCACGCTCGATGAACGCGAATTCCTCGACATCAAGGACGATGAGTACGGCGCGACCCTCTATTACAATTTCCTCGGCGACGGCTTTACCGCCAAGGTGGGCATGGACTACCTCTCCAAGACCCGCGACGGCGAGGACCTGATCGAAGGGGAAGACCCGGAAGCGGGCGCGATCTTCACCATCAAGGAGAAGCGCTACGACCCCTATGTGCGCCTGACGTTCGAGCCCACCAGCGCCTTCAGCGTGGATGCGGGCCTGCGCTATGAGATCACCCGCCGCGACGTGACCAGCAATGCGGTGGCCGGCCAGGACGTGTTCGAGACGGCGGACTACGACGCCGAGAACCTCAACCCCTCGCTCCACCTGCGCTATGCGCCGACGGATGCGGACCAGTTCCGCGCCTCCGTCGCCCGCACCGTGCGCCGGCCGGACTACGACATGATCTCGCCCTACCGGCAGGAAGAGTCGCCGGGCGACGAGGACGAGACCATCGGCAACCCCATGCTCAAGGATGAACGCTCCTGGGGCATCGACGTGGGCTACGAGCGCCGCCTCGGCACCAAGGGCATCGTCGGCATCAACGTCTTCTACCGCAACGTCAAGGATCTGATCGAACTGGTGGCGACCGGCGACAGCCCGCTGAACGGCGAGCCCGGCAACGTCTACCAGCCGCGCAACATCGGCGACGGCAAGACCTGGGGCGTGGAGGTGGATTTCTCCATGCCGCTGACCGCCCTTGGCCTGCCGGACACCGGCCTCTTTGCCAACTACACCTACCTCGACAGCGAAACCCGCGATCCGTTCACGGGCGAGAAGCGCCGGTTCAACAACCAGCCGCACCATGTTTATAACATCGGCTTCATCCAGACCGTGCGCGCCGTCGACATGAGCTTCGGCGCATCGCTTTCGGGCCGCAGCAAGGCGAGCGAATCCAACTTCGATGAGACGGTTGATCTCACCTACGGGCAGGATCTGGAAGCCTTCATCGAAAAGCGCTTCGGCCAGCGGTTCGTGCTGCGCTTCTCGGCGCAGAACCTGCTCGACCGCGCCAAGCGCGAGACCTTCCGCAAGTATGATGGCGACTCGCTGGCGGAAATTCTCGAAAACCGCGCGGGCGGCGAGATGGATGAGTTCGAGAAGGAACGGGAGCGCTCCGGCCGCCTGTTCCAGGTCACGCTGCGCGCCGCGTTCTAG
- a CDS encoding methyltransferase domain-containing protein: MTRKGQVREAFGLAAATYDRHADIQRHVARRLAGVVAGLPLPPRPRVLEIGCGTGFLHEALQPRLAYGEWIFSDLSPDMAARARERFGALPHTRYVVMDGEQPCFGLDVRFDLIVSSLSFQWFERLGESVAALRRMLAPGGWLAFTTMARDSFHEWRQAHRQLGLEAATPAYPAPADLAALWPGARVDEEHITQEYQSGRDFLRQLKGIGAQVPAPGRQPLTPGALARVIRCFEDHGARSTYHVATCRLPAER, from the coding sequence GTGACACGCAAGGGACAGGTGCGCGAGGCGTTCGGCCTTGCTGCCGCGACCTATGACCGGCACGCGGACATCCAGCGGCATGTGGCACGCCGTCTGGCCGGGGTGGTCGCCGGCCTGCCGCTGCCGCCGCGCCCGCGCGTGCTGGAGATCGGCTGCGGCACCGGCTTCTTGCACGAGGCCCTTCAGCCCCGCCTCGCCTATGGCGAGTGGATCTTCTCCGACCTTTCGCCCGACATGGCCGCCAGGGCGCGGGAGCGGTTCGGGGCGTTGCCCCACACCCGCTATGTGGTGATGGACGGCGAGCAGCCGTGCTTTGGCCTTGACGTACGCTTTGATCTCATCGTCTCCAGCCTGTCGTTCCAGTGGTTCGAGCGGCTGGGCGAGAGCGTCGCCGCCCTGCGGCGGATGCTGGCCCCCGGCGGCTGGCTCGCCTTCACCACCATGGCGCGGGACAGCTTTCACGAATGGCGGCAGGCCCACCGCCAGCTTGGCCTTGAGGCCGCAACGCCCGCCTACCCCGCCCCCGCCGATCTCGCCGCCCTGTGGCCGGGCGCAAGGGTGGATGAGGAACACATCACGCAAGAATACCAGTCAGGACGCGACTTCCTGCGGCAACTGAAAGGCATCGGCGCGCAGGTGCCCGCCCCCGGCCGCCAGCCGCTCACCCCTGGCGCATTGGCCCGCGTGATCCGCTGCTTCGAGGACCACGGCGCGCGCAGCACCTACCACGTCGCCACCTGCCGGTTGCCTGCCGAACGCTGA
- a CDS encoding prepilin peptidase — MDAGQTEEDQADYWRRGERLIAAALLLLHLAGLAVFHATGQPWALGLPLLLTLLALSLYDLRYMLLPDVMTLPLIGIGLAAAFLAAAPNGPQPWGHLAGAAIGYGVLYLVNAAYRAWRGRDGLGLGDAKLLAAAGAWLGIFALPFLLLLASAAGLLAGIGLAVARRQKMGALMLPFGPFIAFAFFLLWLFPLPY; from the coding sequence AAGATCAGGCTGATTATTGGCGGCGCGGGGAGAGGCTGATCGCAGCCGCGCTCCTGCTGCTGCATCTGGCCGGGCTCGCCGTCTTTCACGCCACAGGCCAGCCATGGGCGCTGGGCCTGCCGCTGCTGCTCACGCTGCTCGCCCTCAGCCTTTACGATCTGCGCTACATGCTGCTGCCCGATGTAATGACCCTGCCGCTCATCGGCATTGGATTGGCGGCTGCATTCCTGGCCGCCGCCCCCAATGGGCCGCAGCCGTGGGGCCATCTGGCGGGGGCGGCGATCGGCTATGGCGTGCTTTATCTGGTGAACGCCGCCTACCGGGCTTGGAGGGGGCGCGATGGGCTGGGGCTGGGCGATGCCAAGCTCCTCGCCGCCGCCGGCGCGTGGCTCGGAATCTTCGCCCTGCCATTCCTGCTGCTTCTCGCCTCGGCGGCGGGGCTGCTGGCTGGTATCGGCCTTGCGGTGGCGCGGCGGCAGAAAATGGGCGCGCTGATGCTGCCCTTCGGGCCGTTCATCGCCTTCGCGTTTTTCCTCCTCTGGCTGTTCCCGCTTCCCTATTGA
- a CDS encoding phytase → MRFNSMIVAASLLALAACQNGTQEAAPASTPVVTAQGETAPVATEDDAADDPAIWRNAADPAASLVIGTDKKAGIHVYNLKGERLGFTPSPRLNNVDLRDHVTINGQPSVLVAASDRADEANAKVALFRLDTGAARLDPLGSFPVGAGEAYGMCLWTRASDGALFGFLVLKDGRIDQFAIDASGAQPQVAVVRSLKLGTQAEGCVADDRTGILYVAEEDVGLWRFEADPSGSAEPVSIAKVDGKALVADVEGVALAPQGADGGYLLVSSQGDNAYAVYRLPGGEYVNRFRIGDGTVDGVSETDGIELMLGDFGPGFTEGLFVAQDGDNAPETQNFKLVDWAHIRTALGL, encoded by the coding sequence ATGCGTTTCAATTCAATGATCGTTGCGGCCAGCCTGCTGGCGCTCGCCGCCTGCCAGAACGGCACGCAGGAGGCCGCGCCCGCGTCGACGCCCGTTGTCACCGCGCAAGGCGAAACCGCGCCGGTGGCAACTGAAGACGACGCGGCGGATGATCCCGCCATCTGGCGCAATGCGGCGGACCCGGCGGCCAGCCTCGTCATCGGCACGGACAAGAAGGCGGGCATTCACGTCTATAATCTGAAAGGCGAGCGGCTGGGCTTCACGCCGTCGCCGCGCCTCAACAACGTGGATCTGCGCGATCATGTGACGATCAATGGTCAGCCTTCGGTGCTGGTGGCCGCCAGCGACCGTGCTGACGAGGCCAACGCCAAGGTCGCCCTGTTCCGGCTGGACACAGGCGCTGCCCGGCTCGATCCGCTCGGCAGCTTCCCCGTCGGCGCGGGCGAGGCCTACGGCATGTGCCTGTGGACCCGCGCGTCAGACGGCGCGCTGTTCGGCTTCCTCGTGCTGAAGGATGGCCGCATCGACCAGTTCGCCATCGATGCCAGCGGCGCGCAGCCGCAGGTGGCGGTGGTCCGGAGCCTGAAGCTCGGTACCCAGGCGGAAGGCTGCGTGGCCGATGACCGCACCGGCATCCTCTATGTGGCCGAGGAAGACGTCGGCCTGTGGCGCTTCGAGGCCGACCCCTCGGGCAGCGCGGAGCCGGTCTCCATCGCCAAGGTGGACGGCAAGGCGCTGGTGGCCGATGTGGAAGGCGTGGCGCTCGCCCCGCAAGGCGCGGACGGCGGCTACCTCCTTGTCTCCAGCCAGGGCGACAACGCCTACGCTGTCTATCGCCTGCCGGGCGGTGAGTATGTGAACCGCTTCCGCATTGGTGACGGCACGGTCGACGGCGTGAGCGAGACCGACGGCATCGAGCTGATGCTCGGCGACTTCGGCCCCGGCTTCACCGAAGGCCTGTTCGTCGCGCAGGATGGCGACAACGCACCCGAAACCCAGAACTTCAAGCTGGTGGATTGGGCCCACATCCGCACGGCGCTGGGGCTGTAG
- a CDS encoding sulfite reductase subunit alpha: MSPALRLACALAAACLYGLFCLWTLWRHHRHRRSRAAAVLNGEGEASFLVAYASQSSFAEYLAGRTAESLRAAGHAVTLLPLEAVEHTTLQQHRRALFIISTTGEGDAPTHAFRFAHKTMNAPADFSHLGYGLLALGDSRYANFCAFGRRLDEWLRASRAAPLFERIEVDNGAESALRQWREQLARLGASATQAITDGPAFTPWVLAERRLLNPGSVGGPVYLVRLRAAVPGATWEAGDIAEIELPGAIDAATGHPPHRSYSIASLPEDNALDLLVRQVRHENGQLGAGSGWLTHHAEISGEIRLRIRRNTSFHPQEATRPLLLIGNGTGLAGLRAHLRHQAARGRHRNWLVFGERNRAHDFFLREELEAWQASGVLERLDLAFSRDQHHRLYVQHRLLENREAVRRWIDDGAAIYVCGSAEGMAGDVHAALTDILGAERIARMTEDGLYRRDVY, from the coding sequence ATGTCTCCCGCGTTGCGTCTTGCCTGCGCCCTGGCCGCTGCCTGCCTCTACGGCCTTTTCTGCCTGTGGACCCTGTGGCGGCACCACAGGCACAGGCGCAGCCGCGCCGCTGCCGTGCTGAACGGCGAGGGCGAGGCGTCCTTCCTCGTCGCATACGCCAGCCAGAGCAGCTTTGCCGAATATCTCGCCGGGCGCACGGCCGAAAGCCTGCGGGCGGCGGGCCATGCCGTCACGCTGCTCCCGCTTGAAGCTGTGGAACACACCACGTTGCAACAACACCGCCGCGCGCTGTTCATCATCAGTACGACGGGCGAGGGCGATGCCCCCACCCACGCCTTCCGCTTCGCCCACAAGACGATGAACGCCCCCGCTGACTTTTCGCACCTCGGCTACGGCCTGCTGGCGCTGGGGGACAGCCGCTACGCGAACTTCTGCGCCTTCGGCCGCCGCCTTGATGAGTGGCTGCGCGCAAGCCGCGCTGCGCCCCTGTTCGAGCGCATCGAGGTGGACAACGGCGCGGAATCCGCGCTTCGCCAGTGGCGCGAACAGCTGGCCCGGCTGGGCGCGTCCGCCACGCAGGCCATTACGGACGGCCCTGCCTTCACGCCGTGGGTGCTGGCGGAGCGCCGCCTCCTCAATCCGGGGAGCGTCGGCGGGCCGGTTTATCTCGTGCGCCTGCGCGCCGCCGTGCCGGGCGCGACATGGGAAGCGGGCGACATCGCGGAAATCGAGCTGCCCGGCGCAATCGACGCCGCCACCGGCCACCCGCCCCACCGCAGCTATTCCATCGCCTCCCTGCCGGAAGATAACGCGCTCGATCTCCTCGTCCGGCAGGTGCGGCACGAAAACGGGCAGCTCGGCGCGGGCTCCGGCTGGCTCACCCATCACGCGGAAATCAGCGGCGAAATCCGGCTTCGCATCCGCCGCAACACCAGCTTCCACCCGCAGGAAGCGACGCGCCCGCTCCTCCTCATCGGCAACGGCACCGGACTTGCGGGCCTGCGCGCCCACCTCAGGCATCAGGCCGCGCGCGGCCGGCATCGCAACTGGCTGGTCTTCGGCGAGCGCAACCGCGCCCACGATTTCTTCCTGCGCGAAGAGCTTGAGGCCTGGCAGGCCAGCGGCGTTTTGGAACGGCTGGACCTCGCCTTCTCCCGCGATCAGCACCACCGCCTCTACGTGCAGCATCGACTGCTCGAAAACCGCGAGGCCGTCCGCCGCTGGATCGACGACGGCGCAGCCATTTATGTGTGCGGCAGCGCCGAAGGCATGGCGGGCGACGTGCACGCCGCGCTCACCGACATTCTGGGGGCGGAGCGCATCGCCCGCATGACCGAAGACGGTCTCTATCGCCGGGATGTGTATTAG